One window from the genome of Maridesulfovibrio ferrireducens encodes:
- a CDS encoding DUF6573 family protein, giving the protein MTGQAKQTGFKVPVAVSLNLYAKHITPPKGLEGEGQSVTGRLHDLFTMCLLAMQDKLDQSRISFQVLFLTKSQPRTLEDVEVISPCGPDDDMKPCITLMLPDDD; this is encoded by the coding sequence GTGACCGGGCAGGCGAAGCAGACCGGATTCAAGGTTCCAGTAGCGGTGTCTCTGAATCTGTATGCGAAGCACATCACTCCACCGAAAGGACTTGAAGGCGAAGGGCAGAGCGTTACTGGTCGACTCCATGACTTGTTCACCATGTGCTTGTTAGCTATGCAGGATAAGCTGGACCAGAGCAGGATAAGCTTTCAGGTCTTGTTTTTAACCAAGTCACAGCCTAGGACCCTTGAAGACGTAGAGGTTATCAGTCCGTGCGGGCCAGACGATGATATGAAGCCCTGCATTACTCTGATGCTGCCTGATGATGATTAA
- a CDS encoding nucleotidyl transferase AbiEii/AbiGii toxin family protein yields MKLHESEELFKDAIQATAEHLRLQNIFIEKDYWLTLAIYRIAQTDLADVTVFKGGTSLSKAYGCIERFSEDVDLAVITDKDQPANQTKKLLKRITTVASVDLKEELKGSSKGSMIRKIYYSYPKSFDGTFGPVSNKILLEVNAFAHPSPAQPMPISTYIHDFLKSRGQDEIIKQFDLQPFSFQVLCLERTFTEKVMAIVKASCSETPIESLRQKIRHIYDIHQLMQRKEIQTFVGSSAFHELLEVVRKYDQEAPVGDAKWIDMNIAGCPIFADTEKVWGSLSSAYRDGLGAIVYGELPAERDVLESLMKIGAICRSN; encoded by the coding sequence GTGAAACTTCATGAATCCGAAGAGCTTTTTAAAGACGCAATTCAGGCCACCGCAGAACACCTCCGCCTGCAAAACATCTTCATTGAAAAAGATTACTGGCTGACATTGGCCATCTATCGCATTGCCCAGACAGACCTTGCAGATGTGACGGTATTCAAAGGCGGGACTTCACTTTCCAAAGCATACGGATGTATCGAACGCTTTTCAGAAGATGTTGACCTTGCCGTCATTACAGACAAGGACCAGCCAGCTAACCAGACAAAAAAGCTACTCAAAAGAATCACCACAGTAGCGAGTGTGGATTTAAAAGAAGAACTGAAAGGCAGCAGCAAAGGCTCCATGATACGTAAGATCTACTATTCGTACCCAAAGTCATTCGATGGAACATTTGGGCCTGTTTCAAATAAAATTTTGTTGGAAGTTAACGCCTTCGCCCATCCGTCACCAGCTCAGCCCATGCCGATTTCTACTTATATTCACGACTTTCTGAAAAGCCGTGGGCAAGATGAAATTATCAAGCAATTTGACCTTCAGCCTTTCTCGTTTCAGGTTCTATGCCTTGAGCGGACCTTCACAGAAAAAGTCATGGCAATAGTCAAAGCATCATGCAGTGAGACTCCGATCGAATCTCTGCGCCAGAAAATCAGACATATCTACGACATCCACCAGCTTATGCAGAGGAAAGAAATTCAAACCTTCGTCGGCTCTTCTGCCTTTCATGAGCTACTGGAAGTGGTGCGTAAATATGATCAGGAAGCCCCGGTTGGAGATGCCAAGTGGATAGACATGAATATTGCAGGATGTCCTATTTTTGCTGACACAGAAAAAGTGTGGGGATCGTTAAGTTCCGCGTATCGGGATGGGCTTGGGGCTATTGTTTATGGGGAGTTGCCTGCGGAAAGGGATGTGTTGGAATCGCTTATGAAGATTGGGGCTATCTGTAGGTCAAATTGA